The Algoriphagus sanaruensis genome window below encodes:
- a CDS encoding fumarate reductase/succinate dehydrogenase flavoprotein subunit — MILDSKIPAGPLAEKWTKHKFNSKLVNPANKRKYDVIVVGTGLAGASAAASLAELGYNVKAFCFQDSPRRAHSIAAQGGINAAKNYQNDGDSIYRLFYDTIKGGDYRAREANVYRLAEVSVNIIDQCVAQGVPFAREYGGLLANRSFGGAQVSRTFYARGQTGQQLLLGAYSALSRQVANGKVKLYPRTEMMDVVVIDGHARGIVTRNLVTGAVETHAAHAVLLCTGGYGNVFFLSTNAMGSNVTAAWRAHKRGAYFANPCFTQIHPTCIPVSGDHQSKLTLMSESLRNDGRVWVPKTVETAEKLRKGQISANDIKDEDRDYFLERKYPSFGNLVPRDVASRNAKYVCDEGRGVNETGEAVFLDFRDAIIRDSESVIRAKYGNLFDMYMQITGENPYKVPMKIYPAVHYTMGGLWVDYNLMTTVPGLYALGEANFSDHGANRLGASALMQGLADGYFVIPYTLGDYLAQTPPTKVDGSHPEFAKVKGEVQDRIQKLLGINGSKSVDYFHKKLGKIMWNECGMARTAEGLQKAKAEIQALRAEFWKDVRVLGENEELNQSLEKAHRVADFLELGELMVDDALNRNESCGGHFREEYQTPEGEALRDDENYAYVAAWKYTGDNQPEELNKENLVFENVKLTQRSYK, encoded by the coding sequence ATGATACTAGATTCCAAAATTCCTGCTGGTCCTTTGGCAGAAAAATGGACTAAGCACAAGTTTAACAGCAAGCTGGTCAATCCGGCAAACAAAAGAAAGTACGATGTAATCGTGGTGGGTACAGGGTTGGCAGGAGCTTCGGCTGCCGCTTCCTTGGCTGAGTTGGGGTATAATGTGAAGGCCTTTTGTTTCCAGGATAGCCCTAGAAGAGCGCATTCAATCGCGGCTCAGGGTGGAATCAATGCTGCTAAAAACTACCAAAACGACGGTGACTCGATTTATCGATTGTTCTACGATACTATCAAAGGTGGTGACTACCGAGCTCGTGAGGCCAATGTATACCGGCTAGCTGAAGTATCGGTCAATATCATTGACCAGTGCGTGGCTCAAGGTGTACCATTTGCAAGAGAGTACGGTGGACTACTTGCTAACCGATCCTTCGGTGGTGCTCAGGTGTCCAGAACGTTTTATGCACGTGGCCAAACTGGACAGCAATTGCTTTTGGGAGCTTACTCAGCTCTCAGCAGACAAGTAGCAAATGGAAAAGTGAAATTGTACCCACGAACTGAAATGATGGACGTGGTTGTGATTGATGGACATGCTCGTGGTATCGTAACTCGAAACTTGGTGACTGGTGCGGTAGAAACCCATGCAGCTCACGCAGTTTTATTGTGTACTGGAGGATATGGAAACGTGTTTTTCCTTTCAACCAATGCAATGGGATCTAACGTTACCGCTGCTTGGAGAGCTCATAAGCGTGGAGCTTACTTTGCTAATCCGTGTTTCACTCAAATTCACCCAACTTGTATTCCAGTGTCTGGGGATCATCAGTCTAAATTGACGTTGATGTCCGAATCACTTCGAAATGATGGTAGAGTTTGGGTGCCTAAAACAGTCGAAACAGCTGAAAAACTAAGAAAAGGTCAAATTTCAGCAAACGATATCAAAGACGAGGATCGCGACTATTTCTTGGAAAGAAAATACCCATCATTTGGTAACCTTGTGCCTCGTGACGTGGCTTCTCGAAATGCAAAATATGTTTGTGATGAAGGTCGAGGCGTGAATGAAACAGGTGAAGCTGTGTTCCTGGACTTCCGAGATGCAATCATCCGTGATAGCGAAAGTGTGATTCGTGCGAAGTATGGCAACCTTTTCGATATGTACATGCAGATCACGGGAGAAAATCCATACAAGGTTCCAATGAAGATTTATCCTGCCGTGCATTATACCATGGGCGGTCTTTGGGTAGATTATAATTTGATGACTACAGTGCCAGGTCTTTATGCTCTTGGAGAGGCTAACTTCTCTGATCACGGAGCGAATAGACTTGGAGCTTCTGCTTTGATGCAAGGTCTTGCTGACGGATACTTTGTAATCCCTTATACCTTAGGTGACTATTTGGCTCAAACACCTCCGACCAAAGTGGATGGCTCTCATCCTGAATTTGCCAAGGTAAAGGGTGAAGTTCAAGATCGAATCCAAAAGTTGTTGGGCATCAATGGTTCTAAATCTGTGGATTATTTCCATAAGAAACTCGGAAAAATCATGTGGAATGAGTGCGGAATGGCTCGAACAGCAGAAGGCTTACAAAAAGCCAAAGCTGAAATTCAAGCGCTACGTGCAGAGTTCTGGAAGGACGTGAGGGTTCTTGGTGAAAATGAAGAACTTAATCAGTCTTTGGAAAAAGCACACCGTGTAGCTGATTTCCTAGAGTTGGGAGAGTTGATGGTGGATGATGCACTAAACAGAAACGAATCCTGTGGTGGTCACTTCCGTGAAGAATACCAAACTCCAGAAGGTGAAGCTCTTCGTGATGACGAAAACTATGCATACGTCGCAGCTTGGAAATATACCGGTGACAACCAGCCTGAGGAGCTAAATAAGGAGAACTTGGTGTTTGAAAATGTCAAACTTACTCAGCGTTCTTACAAATAA
- a CDS encoding succinate dehydrogenase cytochrome b subunit translates to MSWVTKTLNSTLGRKLLMAVTGLFLILFLTGHVSGNLLLFRGDGGEAFNMYAKFMTTNPAVKILSYLTYLSVLAHVVYSIALSQRNKSARPVAYSTTNASPKVSWASRNMGVLGTIILVFLVVHLQGFWAKMHFAEMPIVTIGGEEYKDLFTIVQAAFQQEWLVALYVIAMGFLGFHLSHGFASAFQTLGLNHKKYSPAIKAIGNFYCIVVPALFASMPLYIYFTS, encoded by the coding sequence ATGAGTTGGGTTACAAAAACCTTGAATAGTACCCTTGGGAGAAAGTTGTTAATGGCCGTGACCGGTCTCTTTCTCATTCTGTTCCTTACAGGCCACGTTTCAGGTAACTTACTCCTGTTCAGAGGTGATGGAGGAGAGGCATTTAATATGTATGCCAAATTTATGACCACCAATCCTGCAGTGAAGATTTTGTCGTATTTGACATATCTCTCTGTATTGGCTCACGTGGTTTACTCTATCGCCCTTTCTCAGCGCAATAAATCAGCGAGACCAGTGGCTTATTCTACCACCAATGCTTCTCCAAAGGTGTCATGGGCATCTAGAAACATGGGGGTATTGGGAACAATTATTTTAGTGTTCTTGGTAGTTCACCTTCAGGGATTCTGGGCGAAGATGCATTTCGCCGAAATGCCAATAGTAACCATCGGAGGGGAAGAATACAAAGACCTTTTCACAATCGTTCAAGCTGCTTTCCAGCAAGAGTGGTTGGTCGCACTCTATGTAATCGCGATGGGATTCCTTGGATTTCATTTGTCTCATGGATTCGCATCTGCATTTCAGACTTTAGGTTTGAATCACAAGAAATACTCTCCTGCAATCAAGGCAATTGGTAATTTCTATTGCATCGTAGTGCCGGCTTTGTTTGCATCGATGCCTTTGTACATTTATTTCACTAGCTAA